A stretch of the Methylacidiphilum caldifontis genome encodes the following:
- a CDS encoding pyridoxamine 5'-phosphate oxidase family protein, which produces MGKKYREITPELKDFIEQQKIFFVATATATSRINISPKGLDTLRILGPQRLIWLNLTGSGNETAAHLKVDGRITLMFCSFEGDPLILRLYGKGTTIHPWEKKWEELIKLFPSLPGSRQLIEMIVDLVSTSCGFGVPLFQFKADREHLIRWANKKGEKGIQQYWQQKNAVSIDGISTEFSIPKDPHIPLPQP; this is translated from the coding sequence ATGGGGAAAAAATACAGAGAAATTACTCCAGAACTTAAAGATTTTATTGAACAGCAAAAAATATTTTTTGTTGCCACAGCAACAGCTACAAGTCGAATTAATATCTCACCTAAAGGCTTAGATACTTTACGCATTTTAGGTCCACAAAGGCTCATTTGGCTTAATCTTACAGGAAGTGGTAACGAAACGGCTGCGCATCTTAAAGTTGACGGACGAATAACCCTTATGTTTTGTTCATTTGAAGGAGATCCTCTTATATTAAGGCTTTACGGAAAAGGCACGACTATACATCCCTGGGAAAAAAAGTGGGAAGAGCTCATTAAGCTTTTCCCTTCTCTTCCAGGATCAAGACAGCTCATAGAAATGATTGTTGATCTCGTATCGACTTCCTGTGGATTTGGTGTTCCTTTGTTTCAATTCAAAGCAGATAGAGAACATCTCATTCGTTGGGCAAACAAAAAGGGAGAAAAGGGTATTCAGCAATACTGGCAGCAAAAAAATGCAGTCAGTATTGATGGTATCTCTACAGAATTTTCTATCCCCAAAGATCCTCACATTCCACTTCCCCAACCATAA
- the kdpC gene encoding K(+)-transporting ATPase subunit C, with the protein MSSLILSLKITFLLTLILGGLYPLMIYIIGKILFPYQSEGSLIKDPSGKIVGSALIGQKFESPWYFHSRPSASDYDGLNSGGSNLAPSSLTLLQTVKERIQRYRKENSLSTTTLVPSDAVFASASGLDPHISLANALLQVPRISHERKADIKTIEQLVFKYTQGPIAGVFGERVVNVLLLNLELDKLYPRR; encoded by the coding sequence ATGTCTTCGTTGATCCTCTCTTTAAAAATCACTTTTCTATTAACCCTCATTTTAGGTGGCCTTTATCCTTTGATGATTTATATCATTGGAAAAATTCTTTTCCCTTACCAATCTGAAGGGAGTTTAATCAAAGATCCAAGCGGAAAAATAGTGGGATCGGCTCTAATTGGTCAAAAATTCGAATCTCCCTGGTATTTTCATTCACGTCCTTCAGCTTCAGATTATGATGGGTTAAATTCCGGGGGTTCAAACCTTGCCCCTTCTTCCTTAACACTGCTGCAAACGGTTAAAGAAAGAATACAAAGGTACAGAAAAGAAAACAGTTTGTCCACTACAACCCTTGTTCCATCCGATGCGGTCTTTGCATCAGCCAGTGGCTTAGATCCCCACATTAGCCTTGCAAATGCTCTCCTTCAAGTTCCTCGAATATCCCATGAAAGGAAAGCGGACATAAAAACAATTGAACAACTCGTTTTCAAATATACTCAAGGTCCCATCGCCGGGGTATTCGGTGAACGGGTGGTTAACGTGCTCTTACTAAATCTTGAACTCGACAAGTTGTATCCAAGAAGATAG
- the kdpB gene encoding potassium-transporting ATPase subunit KdpB, giving the protein MKTLKTPSFWNYSLIISAIKEAFLKLNPLTLWKNPVIFVTEIGAIVTTIEIGHSSEPLPFTIQICLWLWFTVFFANFAEAIAESRGKAQAESLKLSRTITVAKKLVQGKEEIVNARALKKGDLVVCVAGDTIPSDGEVIEGAATVDESAITGESAPVIRESGGDRSAVTGGTRVISDRIVIRITAEPGNTFLDRMIDMVEGAKRQKTPNEIALTILLASLTFIFLLVVVTLVPLLKYSQAPVSIPILSSLTVCLIPTTIGGLLSAIGIAGIDRLVQHNVIATSGRAVEAAGDIDVLLLDKTGTITLGNRMATEFIPAPGIDHFRLVDAAQLASLADETPEGRSIVILAKEKYGLRGREVLDNRAKFIPFSAKTRMSGVDFYSADGSCCERKIRKGAMDAIENYLKEIGGSFPQPVKEIVASVAKTGGTPLVVVEGQEVLGVIQLKDIVKGGIQERFARLRKMGIKTIMITGDNPLTAAAIAAEAGVDDFMAQVTPEQKLKRIRQEQALGHLVAMAGDGTNDAPALAQADVGVAMNTGTQAAREAGNMVDLDSNPTKLIEIVEIGKQLLITRGALTTFSIANDVAKYFAIIPAMLMSTFPEIAPLNIMQLRTPESAILSAVIFNAIVIVLLIPIALKGVKLKTTSAETLLIKNIFIYGIGGIVAPFLGIKVIDELLFFLHLV; this is encoded by the coding sequence ATGAAAACTTTAAAAACTCCTTCTTTCTGGAATTATTCTCTTATCATTTCAGCTATTAAAGAAGCTTTCCTTAAACTCAATCCTCTTACTCTTTGGAAAAATCCAGTCATTTTCGTGACTGAAATTGGCGCAATAGTCACAACAATAGAAATAGGCCATTCTTCTGAACCCTTGCCTTTTACCATACAGATCTGTCTGTGGTTATGGTTTACCGTTTTTTTTGCCAATTTTGCCGAGGCCATCGCTGAAAGCCGGGGGAAAGCCCAAGCAGAGAGCTTAAAATTAAGCAGAACCATTACCGTAGCAAAAAAACTTGTTCAAGGAAAAGAAGAAATTGTCAATGCCAGAGCATTAAAAAAAGGTGATCTGGTAGTCTGCGTTGCGGGTGATACCATCCCCTCAGATGGTGAGGTCATTGAAGGGGCAGCTACAGTCGACGAATCAGCCATTACCGGAGAGTCTGCTCCCGTTATCCGAGAAAGTGGAGGAGACAGAAGTGCTGTGACTGGGGGTACAAGAGTCATCAGCGATAGGATTGTTATAAGGATTACGGCCGAGCCAGGCAACACTTTTTTAGACAGGATGATCGACATGGTTGAAGGAGCAAAAAGACAGAAAACACCAAATGAAATTGCCTTAACTATACTCTTAGCTTCCTTAACCTTCATATTCTTGTTGGTTGTGGTCACACTTGTGCCCTTATTAAAATACTCCCAAGCTCCCGTATCGATTCCAATCTTATCGAGTCTAACCGTTTGCCTGATCCCAACTACTATTGGTGGCCTTCTGAGCGCCATCGGCATAGCTGGGATCGACAGGCTTGTCCAACATAATGTCATAGCTACAAGTGGGCGAGCGGTTGAAGCGGCTGGTGATATAGATGTTCTTCTTCTTGATAAAACGGGCACAATTACCCTTGGAAACCGAATGGCCACCGAATTTATACCCGCACCAGGCATAGATCACTTTAGACTTGTCGATGCCGCACAGCTGGCAAGCCTTGCCGATGAAACTCCTGAAGGAAGATCTATTGTTATCTTGGCTAAAGAAAAATATGGATTGAGAGGAAGAGAAGTGCTCGACAATCGAGCAAAATTTATCCCTTTCTCCGCAAAAACCCGAATGAGTGGCGTCGATTTTTATTCAGCTGACGGTTCCTGCTGTGAAAGGAAAATACGTAAAGGAGCCATGGATGCCATAGAAAATTACTTGAAAGAAATAGGTGGATCTTTTCCTCAACCTGTAAAAGAAATTGTTGCCAGTGTGGCCAAAACCGGTGGTACTCCCTTGGTTGTTGTAGAGGGCCAGGAGGTTCTTGGGGTCATTCAACTTAAAGATATCGTTAAAGGGGGAATCCAGGAACGTTTTGCAAGACTGAGAAAAATGGGAATAAAGACTATCATGATTACAGGAGACAACCCTCTTACCGCAGCAGCTATAGCCGCAGAAGCGGGCGTTGATGATTTTATGGCCCAGGTTACTCCTGAACAAAAGCTTAAAAGGATTAGACAAGAACAGGCGCTTGGGCATCTCGTTGCGATGGCAGGGGATGGAACAAATGATGCTCCTGCTTTAGCTCAAGCCGATGTAGGAGTAGCCATGAATACGGGAACGCAAGCGGCAAGAGAAGCTGGAAACATGGTCGATCTTGACAGTAATCCGACAAAGCTGATCGAAATCGTTGAAATCGGCAAACAACTTCTTATTACTCGCGGTGCTTTGACCACATTTAGCATAGCTAATGATGTGGCCAAGTATTTTGCTATCATACCAGCCATGCTGATGTCTACCTTTCCCGAAATCGCTCCCCTGAATATCATGCAACTGCGGACTCCTGAAAGTGCGATTCTCAGTGCAGTCATTTTCAATGCCATCGTCATCGTTTTGCTTATTCCGATCGCCTTAAAAGGGGTCAAATTAAAAACGACTTCTGCCGAAACCTTATTGATTAAAAACATCTTTATTTATGGAATAGGGGGGATTGTGGCCCCGTTCCTTGGCATTAAAGTCATAGACGAACTCTTATTTTTCCTGCATCTTGTTTAA
- the kdpA gene encoding potassium-transporting ATPase subunit KdpA yields MKPSLWIELGLFISLLAVLNKPLGIHIFRVLDKEGKTLFDPLLKPLENFTYKICSIDKSKEQSWIEYAFGLLAFNFIGIIFSYLILRLQHILPLNPEKIGAMPPSIAFNTAISFGTNTNWQSYIPEKAVSYFSQMFALAVPNFTSAATGVAAAAALVRGIVRTEMKTIGNCWIDLIRIHYYLLLPLSLLIALILISQGVPQNFNSYVKYNPLDHGAQNETGLSIIPQGPIASQEAIKLLGTNGGGFFNANSAHPYENPTPLSNFVEMLAIFLIPSALTYFFGLSCKKLSHGWSIWLTMVILFLILVLSCFYFEQSANPLFKSLSIQNPLNMEGKEMRFGIFESSLFASITTSTSCGAVNAMHDSFQPLAGMIPLFNMSLGEIIFGGVGSGLYGILLFVILTVFLFGLMIGRTPGYLGKRIGSYEIKMAVLALMIQYVLILGFSALAIHSSWGVSALGNKGPHGLTEILYAFTSTSENNGSAFGGLNASSMPYALLLGVAMFLGRYFVLIPILAIAGSLVCQKRYASQTVFPTTGFLFVFVLGSTIFLLSALNFFPSLTLGPILEHFMMGMGKTF; encoded by the coding sequence ATGAAACCTTCCCTATGGATTGAACTTGGCCTTTTTATTTCCTTGCTAGCAGTACTTAACAAACCCCTTGGTATTCATATCTTTAGGGTACTCGACAAAGAGGGAAAAACGCTTTTCGATCCTTTGCTCAAACCCTTGGAAAATTTTACTTATAAAATTTGTTCCATCGACAAGTCTAAAGAACAAAGCTGGATTGAATATGCATTTGGTCTTCTTGCTTTTAATTTTATTGGTATAATCTTTAGTTACCTCATTTTACGACTTCAGCATATTCTTCCTCTTAACCCCGAGAAAATTGGAGCGATGCCCCCTTCTATCGCCTTCAATACAGCCATTAGTTTTGGAACCAATACAAACTGGCAATCGTACATCCCTGAAAAAGCCGTATCCTATTTTTCCCAGATGTTTGCACTGGCTGTACCCAACTTTACTTCGGCTGCAACCGGAGTCGCTGCAGCCGCTGCTTTGGTTCGAGGCATAGTCCGAACTGAAATGAAAACCATAGGGAACTGCTGGATCGATCTCATCCGCATACACTACTATCTGCTTTTGCCCCTTTCCCTTTTAATAGCCTTGATTCTCATTTCTCAAGGAGTTCCCCAAAACTTCAATTCTTATGTTAAATATAACCCTCTTGATCATGGCGCACAGAACGAAACCGGTCTTTCCATAATTCCTCAAGGTCCAATAGCCTCTCAAGAAGCGATCAAACTTTTAGGGACTAACGGGGGAGGCTTTTTCAATGCCAATTCGGCTCATCCCTATGAAAATCCTACCCCTCTTTCCAACTTCGTAGAAATGCTTGCCATTTTTCTCATTCCCAGTGCACTTACCTATTTTTTTGGATTAAGTTGTAAAAAACTTAGCCATGGCTGGTCTATATGGCTGACGATGGTCATCCTTTTTCTCATCCTTGTTCTAAGCTGCTTTTATTTTGAGCAATCAGCGAATCCCCTTTTTAAATCCCTGAGTATACAAAATCCTTTAAATATGGAAGGCAAAGAAATGCGTTTTGGAATATTCGAATCCAGCCTTTTTGCTTCTATAACGACAAGCACATCCTGTGGCGCTGTTAACGCCATGCATGATTCTTTCCAGCCTTTGGCTGGAATGATACCCCTTTTTAACATGAGTCTTGGAGAAATCATTTTTGGAGGAGTTGGATCAGGCTTATACGGCATTCTTCTTTTTGTTATTCTTACGGTTTTCCTTTTTGGGCTTATGATTGGCCGAACCCCCGGCTATCTAGGGAAAAGAATCGGTAGCTATGAGATTAAAATGGCCGTCCTTGCTCTCATGATTCAATATGTACTCATACTAGGTTTTTCGGCTCTGGCTATACATTCTTCATGGGGAGTTTCAGCCTTAGGCAATAAAGGGCCTCATGGACTGACAGAAATTCTGTATGCTTTTACTTCGACTTCTGAAAACAATGGAAGTGCTTTTGGAGGACTAAATGCTAGCTCAATGCCCTATGCTCTTCTTCTTGGAGTTGCCATGTTTTTGGGAAGGTATTTTGTTCTTATTCCGATCCTTGCCATAGCGGGTTCTCTAGTGTGCCAGAAACGTTATGCAAGTCAAACCGTCTTTCCTACCACAGGCTTTCTCTTTGTTTTTGTTTTGGGCTCAACCATTTTTCTTCTCAGCGCCCTTAACTTTTTCCCCTCCCTTACACTAGGTCCTATCCTTGAACATTTCATGATGGGTATGGGAAAAACCTTTTAA
- the kdpF gene encoding K(+)-transporting ATPase subunit F, translating into MLIFLLCLSVLLLLYLLVVILWPEKF; encoded by the coding sequence ATGCTAATTTTTCTGCTTTGTCTTTCTGTTTTGTTACTCTTGTATTTGCTTGTGGTAATCCTTTGGCCAGAGAAATTTTAA
- the priA gene encoding replication restart helicase PriA, with product MEQEFFFPPCPSPQLFVARVLLDNKRDFLLDYFIPEELEQVITLGSYVRVPFKHGFGRGIVVEILEKQQSDRLKIITRLENQQPVVPPNLLKLCRWIADYYCCTLISALQAALPQSVRSDIKPKQDLLLTLATDFNPMVFQNEHKRAKKEIEALAYLQKNHPARLSELPQKTGIPRNIWNKLLRKGLAIGLLTEKKNPLPQPIFPNQTQPQHLTDEQSQALQFIETEMLKPKPKPILLFGVTGSGKTELYIHAMERCLTQKKQVLLLVPEIALTPQLWERIKSRFDSSYTLGCWHSRISRAEKAHLWNQILSDKIDILIGTRSAIFAPFRSLGLIIVDEEHESSFKQEENPRYHGRDVAVMRGRLEGALVILGSATPSLESYYNILNAKYNLVELKKRVEARRLPQVTVIDQRRRKKNSSEKETKNAFLNTEELISSELKEAIEKRLGKKEQIILYINHRGYSSSLQCSSCGYVLPCPNCSISLSYHKIPAILNCHLCNYSSSVPIQCPICKDRNFKFLGSGTEKVEEYLSQLFPSARILRMDSDTMRKKGALEQALRAFSQRNFDILVGTQMVAKGLDFPYVSLVGIVSIDTLLHLPDFRASEKSFQQLLQVSGRSGRGSIEGEVYVQTRTPYHPAIQFARHHDYLGFVDQELEFRKTLSYPPFYRAIMIRFIGHPEEKVKYVADALTKEIKEKVENSLTLVGTPSPAPLSKVKGNYHYQLFLRCLKVMEVSQKLREIILDREEKWGIIVRVDIDPQDLLK from the coding sequence ATGGAACAGGAATTTTTTTTCCCTCCTTGCCCCTCGCCTCAGCTCTTCGTAGCAAGAGTCCTTCTGGATAACAAAAGGGATTTTTTGCTCGATTATTTTATTCCCGAAGAACTTGAGCAAGTGATTACCCTTGGATCCTATGTGCGCGTCCCTTTCAAACATGGATTTGGCAGAGGAATCGTAGTGGAAATCCTTGAAAAACAACAATCGGATCGCCTTAAGATCATAACACGGCTTGAAAATCAGCAACCTGTGGTCCCCCCCAACCTTCTTAAACTCTGTCGATGGATAGCTGATTATTATTGTTGCACGCTTATCTCTGCCTTACAAGCCGCTCTGCCCCAGTCGGTTAGATCAGACATAAAACCAAAGCAGGATCTGCTGCTTACTTTGGCTACTGATTTCAATCCCATGGTTTTTCAAAACGAGCATAAAAGAGCAAAAAAAGAAATAGAGGCTTTGGCTTACCTTCAAAAAAACCATCCCGCTCGACTCTCAGAACTCCCTCAAAAAACTGGAATACCAAGGAACATCTGGAATAAGCTCCTGCGTAAGGGACTTGCGATAGGCCTTTTAACTGAGAAAAAAAACCCACTTCCTCAACCCATTTTTCCCAATCAAACTCAACCCCAACACCTTACTGATGAACAAAGCCAAGCTCTGCAGTTCATTGAAACAGAAATGCTGAAACCCAAACCTAAGCCTATTCTGCTTTTTGGAGTGACAGGCAGCGGCAAAACAGAACTTTACATCCATGCGATGGAAAGATGTTTAACCCAAAAAAAACAGGTTCTGCTTCTTGTCCCCGAGATTGCCCTTACGCCACAGCTTTGGGAAAGAATTAAATCTAGATTTGACTCTTCTTATACATTAGGTTGTTGGCATAGCCGAATATCTCGTGCTGAAAAGGCCCATCTTTGGAATCAAATCCTCTCGGATAAGATCGACATTCTCATTGGAACAAGATCAGCAATTTTTGCCCCTTTCCGTTCCCTTGGCTTAATAATCGTCGATGAGGAACATGAAAGTTCCTTCAAACAAGAAGAAAACCCTAGATACCATGGAAGAGATGTAGCCGTCATGCGCGGTCGACTTGAAGGAGCCCTTGTTATTTTAGGTTCGGCCACCCCCTCCTTAGAATCTTACTATAATATCCTGAATGCGAAATATAATCTTGTAGAGCTAAAAAAAAGGGTAGAAGCAAGAAGACTGCCTCAAGTCACTGTGATTGATCAAAGAAGACGAAAAAAAAATTCTTCAGAAAAAGAAACAAAAAATGCTTTCCTGAATACCGAAGAGTTAATCTCAAGCGAGCTTAAGGAAGCGATAGAAAAAAGGTTAGGAAAAAAAGAACAAATTATTCTCTACATTAACCACAGGGGGTATTCTTCTTCCCTTCAATGTTCGAGTTGTGGGTATGTGCTCCCTTGTCCAAACTGTTCGATATCCTTAAGTTATCATAAAATTCCAGCTATTTTGAACTGTCATCTCTGCAATTACAGCTCTTCAGTCCCTATCCAATGTCCCATTTGTAAAGATCGAAATTTCAAGTTTTTAGGGAGCGGTACGGAAAAAGTAGAAGAATACCTAAGCCAATTGTTCCCTTCAGCCAGGATTTTAAGAATGGACTCAGATACAATGAGAAAAAAAGGAGCATTAGAACAAGCTCTCAGGGCTTTCAGCCAGCGCAATTTCGATATTCTAGTTGGCACCCAGATGGTCGCTAAAGGATTGGATTTCCCCTATGTTAGCCTCGTCGGCATTGTCTCCATCGATACTCTTCTTCATCTTCCTGACTTCCGAGCCTCGGAAAAAAGTTTTCAACAGCTTCTTCAGGTATCAGGGCGCTCAGGAAGAGGGAGCATTGAAGGGGAGGTTTATGTACAGACAAGGACTCCTTATCATCCCGCTATTCAATTTGCAAGACATCATGATTATCTTGGTTTTGTTGATCAGGAGTTGGAATTTAGGAAAACCCTTTCTTATCCCCCTTTTTATAGGGCAATAATGATCCGTTTTATAGGCCATCCCGAAGAAAAAGTAAAATATGTGGCTGATGCTTTAACCAAAGAAATCAAAGAAAAGGTTGAAAATTCTCTCACCCTTGTTGGCACACCCTCGCCAGCCCCCCTATCCAAGGTCAAAGGAAATTATCATTACCAGCTTTTTCTTCGTTGCTTAAAGGTTATGGAAGTCAGTCAAAAGTTAAGAGAAATCATTTTAGATAGAGAAGAAAAGTGGGGTATCATCGTTAGGGTAGATATTGATCCTCAAGATCTACTCAAATAA
- a CDS encoding dodecin: protein MTSDKIYKIVHVVGISNESIQQAVRNAIERAGKTLRNLDWFEVKEIRGSIKDGVPTFQVEVRIGFRLEDS from the coding sequence ATGACATCAGACAAGATCTATAAAATTGTTCATGTAGTAGGCATTTCCAATGAAAGTATTCAGCAAGCGGTGCGCAACGCTATCGAAAGAGCGGGGAAAACTCTCCGTAACCTCGATTGGTTTGAGGTAAAAGAAATTCGAGGATCCATAAAAGATGGAGTGCCCACATTCCAGGTCGAGGTAAGAATTGGCTTTAGATTAGAAGACTCATAA
- a CDS encoding nucleoside deaminase produces MDNIDDNPIRGNDDHFYWLRLAFKLAQYGSERGEGGPFGAVVVLDGEAIGLAHNEVLSSLDPTAHAEILAIRRAAKKLSSFDLERSIIYTSCEPCPMCFSAIYWAHISKVYYACCKEDAQEIGFQDALLYEELKKPPQQRKLQTIQLLREEGLSILKNWEKSPLKVIY; encoded by the coding sequence ATGGATAACATTGATGATAACCCTATCAGAGGAAATGATGATCACTTTTACTGGTTAAGACTCGCTTTTAAATTAGCCCAATATGGCTCAGAACGAGGAGAAGGAGGGCCATTTGGAGCTGTAGTCGTCTTAGATGGGGAAGCTATAGGACTTGCTCACAACGAAGTTCTATCTAGCCTTGATCCTACCGCTCATGCTGAAATTTTGGCTATTCGGAGAGCTGCAAAAAAGCTTTCTTCCTTTGACTTGGAAAGATCAATTATATACACAAGCTGTGAACCTTGCCCTATGTGTTTTTCTGCGATTTACTGGGCCCACATAAGCAAGGTTTACTATGCTTGCTGCAAGGAAGATGCCCAAGAAATTGGTTTCCAAGACGCTTTGCTCTATGAAGAACTAAAAAAACCCCCTCAACAAAGAAAGCTCCAAACTATTCAGCTTTTGAGAGAAGAAGGCCTTTCTATCCTTAAAAACTGGGAAAAATCTCCTCTAAAAGTGATTTACTAA
- a CDS encoding c-type cytochrome, which produces MKLGWLEITIFSIVLTVVISALFVRGKDWLDPGFWAVFAIVGSLIMFSVLWFLTFDTLKKMSLGSKRVPSPTVINHRVGYEFDPERKIYVPTIGEEEPFFGKKWSEDEAIQLITKGKLAIQSRNCMDCHTLLGNGAYFAPDLTKSWLDPKWETMIKPMVGAQTKEEAIAKWIQNPQYYATWQRRMPNLKINEEEAKAIVGYLKFMSAIDTNGFPDHFGKSSLAY; this is translated from the coding sequence GTGAAGTTGGGATGGCTAGAAATCACTATTTTTTCCATTGTTCTCACTGTTGTGATTTCAGCCCTCTTTGTCCGTGGGAAAGACTGGCTTGATCCTGGGTTTTGGGCAGTTTTTGCTATCGTGGGTTCCCTGATCATGTTTAGCGTTCTTTGGTTCTTGACTTTCGATACCTTAAAAAAGATGTCTTTGGGTTCTAAAAGAGTGCCTTCGCCGACTGTAATAAATCATAGGGTGGGATACGAATTTGATCCTGAAAGGAAAATTTATGTGCCTACGATAGGTGAAGAGGAGCCTTTTTTTGGTAAAAAATGGTCTGAAGACGAAGCTATTCAATTGATTACCAAGGGAAAACTAGCGATCCAGAGCAGAAATTGCATGGATTGCCATACTCTTTTAGGTAATGGTGCCTATTTTGCTCCTGATCTCACTAAGTCCTGGCTAGATCCAAAGTGGGAAACAATGATCAAACCCATGGTTGGAGCGCAAACAAAAGAAGAAGCAATAGCCAAATGGATTCAAAATCCGCAGTATTATGCCACTTGGCAAAGAAGGATGCCTAATCTGAAAATCAACGAAGAAGAGGCAAAGGCGATTGTTGGCTATCTCAAATTTATGTCTGCTATTGATACAAACGGTTTTCCGGATCATTTTGGAAAGTCTTCCTTAGCTTATTGA
- a CDS encoding cbb3-type cytochrome c oxidase subunit I encodes MKNKNFLYESQKLAFWYWTLALILFGFQLVFGLIIAYQYIQPEFLHKILNFSIGRLLHLNAMILWLLFGFIGGIYWFLPMETEREIVGLFWAKVAFGLIAVAVGIVVAVFLLVQIGKADWVTLWFITEGREYIEAPRWADIGIVAVFSIIFFNVFATIWKAKKLKGILWVLVIDLLAIIGFYIAGMFFTPNISVDQFWWWWVVHLWVEATWEVLVGVLVAWILMSVLGTPRKIVEGWLYLEVFLVFGTGILGLGHHYFWIGAPEYWLGIGGFFSALEPLPLVAMVVHAVYDAGVHRLKTVNKPAFFWIVFQSFGNFVGAGVWGFMHTLPQINLYSHGTQITAAHGHLAFFGAYVATNIAMIYTALQKVRLNEGQILDGGLWKWAFVSLIISIFGITAPLTVAGFAQTFIERAVGGSSWQAYINGQLHPWVKESMVWRFGFGIMFFISYLLLVIDLLKIGKKPAIA; translated from the coding sequence ATGAAAAACAAAAATTTTCTTTATGAGTCTCAAAAACTAGCTTTCTGGTACTGGACATTAGCCCTCATCCTTTTTGGCTTCCAGCTCGTCTTTGGGCTTATCATCGCCTATCAATATATTCAGCCTGAATTTCTGCATAAAATTTTAAATTTTTCTATAGGCCGACTCTTGCATCTCAATGCGATGATTCTTTGGCTGCTTTTTGGTTTTATAGGTGGAATCTATTGGTTTTTGCCCATGGAAACAGAAAGAGAAATCGTTGGCCTGTTCTGGGCTAAAGTTGCTTTTGGACTCATTGCGGTGGCCGTTGGAATTGTGGTTGCCGTTTTTCTGCTGGTTCAAATAGGAAAAGCAGATTGGGTAACCCTATGGTTTATTACCGAGGGAAGAGAATATATTGAAGCACCCCGGTGGGCTGACATCGGGATAGTAGCTGTCTTTTCAATTATTTTTTTTAATGTATTTGCCACAATCTGGAAAGCCAAAAAACTCAAAGGGATTCTTTGGGTTTTAGTTATCGATTTGCTGGCCATTATTGGATTTTATATCGCTGGAATGTTTTTCACCCCTAATATTTCGGTGGATCAATTTTGGTGGTGGTGGGTTGTTCATCTTTGGGTAGAAGCGACATGGGAGGTGCTTGTTGGGGTTCTTGTGGCTTGGATCCTTATGTCTGTTTTAGGTACTCCAAGGAAAATCGTAGAGGGCTGGCTCTATTTAGAAGTTTTCCTTGTTTTTGGAACGGGGATATTGGGTCTGGGACATCATTATTTCTGGATTGGAGCACCCGAATATTGGTTGGGTATTGGAGGGTTTTTTTCGGCACTTGAGCCTCTGCCCCTTGTGGCTATGGTTGTCCATGCGGTATATGATGCTGGAGTTCATCGGTTAAAGACCGTCAATAAGCCTGCTTTTTTTTGGATAGTCTTCCAGTCTTTCGGTAATTTTGTGGGTGCTGGAGTATGGGGTTTTATGCACACGTTACCCCAAATCAATCTTTATAGTCATGGAACCCAGATTACAGCAGCTCATGGTCATCTTGCCTTTTTTGGAGCCTATGTGGCTACAAACATAGCTATGATTTATACTGCTCTTCAGAAAGTTCGGCTAAATGAAGGACAAATTCTTGATGGGGGGTTATGGAAATGGGCTTTTGTGAGTTTGATCATATCCATATTTGGAATCACTGCTCCATTAACGGTAGCTGGTTTTGCACAAACTTTTATAGAAAGGGCTGTGGGAGGATCGAGCTGGCAGGCTTATATTAATGGCCAGCTCCATCCATGGGTTAAAGAGTCTATGGTTTGGCGTTTTGGATTTGGTATAATGTTTTTTATTAGCTACTTGTTGCTTGTAATCGATCTTTTAAAAATTGGCAAGAAGCCAGCTATTGCCTAA
- a CDS encoding general stress protein, which yields MADMTLTAVYPSIEVAEEAVKLLEENHFPVERVSILAQDLSSEKKVHGYVKAGDIAKSGATIGGWVGGLFGILVGAAFIWVPGFGPLIVAGPLSAALLGGLEGVVAGSIAGATLGFLSGLGIEKKHILKFEEHLKAGKYLLVVQGSQEEIERIKKILDDTHPVEIQVH from the coding sequence ATGGCAGATATGACTTTGACAGCTGTATATCCTTCTATCGAAGTGGCCGAGGAGGCGGTAAAACTTCTTGAGGAAAACCATTTTCCGGTCGAGAGGGTTTCAATTTTAGCTCAGGATCTTTCGAGTGAAAAAAAAGTCCATGGATATGTGAAAGCCGGAGACATAGCCAAATCGGGAGCTACAATTGGGGGATGGGTTGGCGGTCTTTTTGGAATACTGGTAGGAGCGGCGTTCATTTGGGTGCCAGGATTTGGACCTCTTATTGTTGCTGGGCCTCTTTCAGCCGCTTTACTTGGGGGCCTTGAAGGAGTGGTTGCAGGAAGTATAGCGGGAGCAACACTAGGATTTTTATCTGGATTAGGAATCGAAAAAAAACATATCTTGAAATTTGAAGAACATCTCAAGGCGGGTAAATACCTTTTGGTGGTTCAAGGGAGCCAAGAAGAAATAGAAAGAATCAAAAAAATTCTCGATGATACTCATCCCGTAGAAATTCAAGTTCATTAG